In Lysobacter firmicutimachus, one genomic interval encodes:
- a CDS encoding SPOR domain-containing protein — protein MAARRGKSQAKRNHQSNESLPGWAWGVLGLLLGVVLILVAPKFLKSEGDGFFRPQPNPDAQPAAVAADEESVAPEGDTPARAAAGERAQAAKAEPKAAEAKDTDYDFYTLLPGKEVEMSDAELAATEAAEEQRRAAQQRRANQAAATQIAANGSSGQTAPAATPARPLPAPVASNPQPAAQPAQNAPATASLPKPVDTIAPPPARPNAAAQIAASAPVGATPKPPSVSASQGAAAKPDAAAAAIDDKTRYLLQAGAFQASGQAEEMKAKIAMLGLGARVESAQIGGKTVYRVRMGPYGTAGDLAEAKRKLADGGLPGMAIKVQ, from the coding sequence GTGGCTGCACGTCGCGGAAAGTCCCAGGCCAAGCGCAACCATCAGAGCAACGAGAGCCTGCCCGGCTGGGCCTGGGGCGTGCTCGGGCTGTTGCTGGGCGTGGTCTTGATCCTGGTCGCGCCGAAGTTCCTCAAGTCCGAAGGCGACGGTTTCTTCCGTCCGCAGCCCAACCCCGACGCCCAGCCGGCGGCGGTGGCGGCCGACGAGGAATCCGTCGCGCCCGAAGGCGATACGCCTGCGCGCGCGGCCGCCGGCGAGCGCGCGCAGGCCGCCAAGGCCGAGCCGAAGGCCGCCGAGGCCAAGGACACCGACTACGATTTCTACACCCTGCTGCCGGGCAAGGAAGTCGAGATGAGCGATGCCGAACTCGCTGCGACCGAGGCCGCCGAGGAGCAGCGCCGCGCCGCGCAGCAGCGCCGCGCCAACCAGGCCGCCGCCACCCAGATCGCGGCGAACGGCTCGTCCGGCCAGACCGCGCCGGCGGCGACACCGGCCCGGCCGTTGCCGGCGCCGGTCGCGTCCAATCCGCAGCCCGCCGCGCAACCGGCGCAGAACGCGCCGGCCACGGCCAGCCTGCCCAAGCCGGTCGACACCATCGCTCCGCCGCCGGCACGGCCGAACGCCGCCGCCCAGATCGCGGCGTCCGCTCCCGTCGGCGCGACGCCCAAGCCGCCGAGCGTCTCGGCTAGCCAGGGCGCGGCGGCCAAACCGGACGCCGCGGCGGCCGCGATCGACGACAAGACCCGCTACCTGCTGCAGGCCGGCGCCTTCCAGGCGTCCGGCCAGGCCGAGGAGATGAAGGCCAAGATCGCCATGCTCGGTCTCGGCGCCCGGGTCGAGTCAGCGCAGATCGGCGGCAAGACCGTCTACCGCGTGCGCATGGGGCCCTACGGCACCGCCGGCGACCTGGCCGAGGCCAAGCGCAAGCTCGCCGACGGCGGGCTGCCGGGGATGGCGATCAAGGTGCAGTAA
- a CDS encoding NAD(P)-dependent oxidoreductase: protein MKAGVIGLGAMGAPMARHVHGKGMLTAVGNRTQARADALAAELEVRAARSAANFADCDVVILCVSLDADVLENVTALAEVLKPGAIVVDHSTVSVETARRAAALLAVHDIGFLDAPVSGGAEGARNGKLSIMVGGDAAQLERVREVIGAYAARITHMGETGAGQATKAVNQVLVAGINEAVCEGLALGEKLGLDAERLLPTLMAGAAGNWFLEKRGETMLRSEFAPGFKCLHMLKDLRIVHGMARDSGVRTNTIEQALADYAELIERGYGEADTSALIALKRG from the coding sequence ATGAAAGCAGGGGTGATCGGTCTGGGAGCGATGGGCGCGCCGATGGCGCGGCACGTTCACGGCAAGGGCATGCTGACCGCGGTCGGCAATCGGACGCAGGCCAGGGCCGACGCTTTGGCGGCCGAGCTGGAGGTGCGCGCGGCCCGCTCCGCGGCCAACTTCGCCGACTGCGACGTGGTGATCCTGTGCGTGTCGCTCGACGCCGACGTGTTGGAGAACGTGACTGCGCTGGCCGAGGTGCTCAAGCCCGGCGCGATCGTGGTCGATCACTCGACCGTGTCGGTGGAAACCGCGCGCCGTGCGGCGGCGCTGCTGGCGGTGCACGACATCGGCTTCCTCGACGCGCCGGTGTCCGGCGGCGCCGAGGGCGCGCGCAACGGCAAGCTGTCGATCATGGTCGGCGGCGACGCCGCCCAGCTCGAGCGCGTGCGCGAGGTGATCGGCGCCTATGCCGCACGCATCACCCACATGGGCGAGACCGGCGCGGGCCAGGCGACCAAGGCGGTCAACCAGGTGCTGGTGGCCGGGATCAACGAAGCGGTGTGCGAAGGCCTGGCCCTCGGCGAAAAGCTGGGCCTGGACGCGGAACGGCTGCTGCCGACGCTGATGGCCGGCGCGGCCGGCAACTGGTTCCTGGAAAAGCGCGGCGAGACCATGCTGCGCAGCGAATTCGCGCCGGGCTTCAAGTGCCTGCACATGCTCAAGGACCTGCGCATCGTCCACGGCATGGCCCGCGACAGCGGCGTGCGCACCAACACCATCGAGCAGGCGCTGGCCGACTACGCCGAACTGATCGAGCGCGGCTACGGCGAAGCCGATACCTCCGCGCTGATCGCGCTCAAGCGAGGCTGA
- a CDS encoding YciI family protein, with translation MNRYLVMAMRLPQFDTAQIGPHRDFLDGLRDRGRLELAGGFSDKSGGAYVLRASDIDEARVLAFGDPLHLTGSSRIDVFEWQAA, from the coding sequence ATGAACCGCTATCTGGTCATGGCCATGCGCCTGCCGCAGTTCGACACGGCGCAGATCGGTCCGCACCGCGATTTCCTCGACGGCCTGCGCGATCGGGGCCGGCTGGAGCTGGCCGGCGGTTTTTCCGACAAGAGCGGCGGGGCCTACGTGCTGCGCGCCAGCGACATCGACGAGGCGCGGGTGCTGGCGTTCGGCGATCCGCTGCACCTGACCGGCTCGTCGCGGATCGACGTGTTCGAGTGGCAGGCGGCCTGA